One window of Thermus thermamylovorans genomic DNA carries:
- a CDS encoding acetaldehyde dehydrogenase (acetylating): protein MDKVKVAVLGSGNIGTDLVYKLLKNPGHMELVAVVGIDPASEGLARARALGLEASHEGIAYLLGRPEIRIVFDATSAKAHVRHARLLREAGKIAIDLTPAARGPYVVPPVNLKAHLEEDNVNLITCGGQATIPLVYAVHRVAPVLYAEMVSTVASHSAGPGTRQNIDEFTFTTARGLEAIGGAKQGKAIIILNPAEPPILMTNTVRAIPESEVFDREAVVQSVRAMEAEVQAYVPGYRLKADPVFEMLPTPWGERAVVSMLLEVEGAGDYLPKYAGNLDIMTASARRVGEVFAQHLLGKRPEEVVA, encoded by the coding sequence ATGGATAAGGTCAAGGTGGCGGTCCTAGGCTCCGGGAATATCGGCACGGACCTGGTGTACAAGCTTCTGAAGAACCCAGGGCACATGGAGCTGGTGGCGGTGGTGGGGATAGACCCCGCTTCCGAGGGACTGGCCCGGGCTAGGGCCCTGGGTTTGGAGGCCAGCCACGAGGGCATCGCTTATCTCCTGGGGAGGCCCGAGATCCGCATCGTTTTTGACGCCACCAGCGCCAAGGCCCACGTGCGCCACGCCAGGCTGTTAAGGGAAGCGGGGAAGATCGCCATCGACCTCACCCCGGCCGCCCGGGGGCCCTACGTGGTGCCCCCGGTAAACCTCAAGGCCCACTTGGAGGAGGACAACGTCAACCTCATTACCTGCGGGGGCCAGGCTACCATTCCCCTGGTCTACGCTGTCCATCGGGTGGCCCCGGTCCTCTACGCGGAGATGGTCTCCACCGTGGCCTCCCACTCGGCGGGACCGGGTACGCGGCAGAACATCGACGAGTTCACCTTCACCACCGCCCGGGGTCTCGAGGCCATCGGCGGGGCCAAGCAGGGCAAGGCCATCATCATCCTGAACCCCGCCGAGCCCCCCATCCTCATGACCAACACCGTGCGGGCCATACCGGAGAGCGAGGTGTTTGACCGGGAGGCGGTGGTGCAAAGCGTCCGGGCCATGGAGGCCGAGGTGCAGGCGTACGTGCCCGGCTACCGCCTGAAGGCGGACCCGGTCTTCGAGATGCTGCCCACCCCTTGGGGGGAGCGCGCGGTGGTCTCCATGCTCTTGGAGGTGGAAGGGGCCGGGGACTATTTGCCGAAGTATGCGGGCAACCTGGACATCATGACCGCTTCCGCCAGGCGAGTAGGGGAGGTTTTCGCCCAGCACCTCCTGGGCAAACGGCCC